In the Sander lucioperca isolate FBNREF2018 chromosome 24, SLUC_FBN_1.2, whole genome shotgun sequence genome, CACTTGAAAGTATTGGTTCTCAGGCGCAGATGCTTGGCAGATGGAGGAGTAGCAAAATTCTGCAGAACAGGCAACGCTGACGCACCTGTCCTGAGCCAACCCTCCCACCTCCTCTCTGTGTCACTTCTGAAGAAAAGATCTCTGTCCTGTCCCAGTCAGGACCTCCAAGCCACAGGAAAAATGGGCAACATGGCAACAGAGATTGTTGCCTTTGTCCTGACCATCTCAGGGTGGATCCTGGTGTCGTCCACCCTGAGGCTAGACTACTGGAAGGTGTCCTCTGTGGACGGGACGGTCATCACCACCGCTACCTTCTGGTCTAACCTATGGAAAACATGTGTGACTGATTCCACTGGTGTGTCCAACTGTAAGGACTTTCCTTCTATGCTGGCTCTGGATGGTGAGTTGCGAGATGACTggggttgttgttgctgtagcAGTGTATGATGTTGTCTTTCTGAAGTCAGACAGCAGAGATATATGTATCTTTGCGTGTGTTTCTGAGGAACTGTGCATCTGCAACTATCTATCTGACCGAAGCGCTGATGCCAAAAACACCTGTTGTTTTTAGATGAATGTGTGTTTTACAGCCTCCTAATGTGTTAGAATAATGCAATCTGAGAAAGTCATACAGTCATACAAAGGTCACTTGTCACTTCCCATTACTTGCCAGTAACTAAAAGGAAAGAGATTGCTTGTATATGCTCTAATTTGAATGTATTGAGGCAATTTAAAACAAGATACCAGTTCTTATCTGTTGtcactagggctgtcctcgactaaagaaattcttagtcgactaacacttatatgattttgtcgattaatcgattagttgatgtaatcgacagagctgtgctctttgagaggtgattaagactagaaaagcacaatataaatgtagttaattaaccatctgtaaaactgactttctccacaattaatcctgcaaaagcaccactttaaatcttgtgtttaccagaaatgtgctcataagtttcttggaaatgagtaattaagcatgaataagcataaaaaatgactcatcaactaaagaaatcttagtcgactaagaccaaaatgaccgattagtcgactaatcgactaagaggtggcagccctagttgTCACTattgagaaaagaaaatgtcataTTTCATATAGGTGCTACGCTCTACAGCACAAATGTAAACTCCAGTCCTTTTCCTACAAGCCTTTGGTTTTGAATATTAGTACGCAAAAGGTCtaaagataaatctgaggggtcatCAGAttctaaaaaatattttcagtttttggtaatttcaaagctttttttttctgaaatgctattttttttttaacctctgcTGGCCTAAAACATGTGAAACTTTAAGGGCACTTGGCGAGCGCAGACCCCGGCcatgccctatctcgcaatattaacgaaagtgaaaaataatttgcatATCCGCCCCATGATTTGGATTTGCTCCAAAATTGAATGGGtgcttccttggcccatgctacatcctttcaccaagtttcatgaaaatcttttaattttCAATTATCTGTGGATTTGACAACTTTCAAATACAAATAGTCATGTGATCCActgtttatataaatatattgtatgtaGCCACTGTAACCTTTGCTAGTCTCTAAACATGGCTAAAGTAAGTGGAATACTGGATTATTTCACCTCTTAAGGCTTTTATAAgaattgtttgacattttggaaattaCGCAAGTTAGATGAGAATCGATAaaactctcatgtctgtatgctaaatatgaagctacagctaagagttgttagcttagcttaacttgtattttttaagctttggttttggtacggattaaacaaaacaagagaATGTGTTACTTAGTTACCTATAGAGTAACCTTTAGTTAGTTAGGTTAGTTTTGTAACCTTTGGAcagagtcaggctagctgtttcccccagttttcagtctttatgctaagctaagccaaCCAGCCACCGGCTGTAGCTTCACAAGTAGCTTGCAGACATGAGAGTGTAATCAATCTACTCATCTTACTCTCTGTAACAAAGTGAATAGGTGTGTCAAATGCCAAACTACTCTGGTAGTGTAAAGCacctcttctctgtctctctcataaAGCCTATATCCAGGTGTGTCGGGGTTTGATGATCGCCGCCGTATGTCTGGGTTTCTTTGGTGCCATCTTCGCCTTGGTAGGAATGAAGTGCACAAAAATAGGAGGCTCGGAGACCACCAAGGCTCGTCTGACTGTCCTCTCAGGCTTCCACTTCATTCTCAACGGTACAACCCATACCGCTTACCTTTCTCTGAGTCTGcatttatgggaaatgtagtattTGAGCTGCATTTCAGGAAGCTGCTCAACTTTGGACTAAATTAGTGTTCATCTGAATTACATTATCTGCTCTTTCTGCTTTGGTTTCAGTCAGAATTTGAAGTAGAAATCCTCCTAATTCTCTCTGCAGGCCTCTGCTGCATGACTGCATGCTCCATATATGCTCACAGGATCACAACTGACTTCTTTGACCCACTCTTTTATGCCCAGAAGTAAGTATTCAGgattaaagaaaatatttgttTGACAGCAGATCAAAACCACATTCAGATGAAAGGAAGTCCAGTCACAAATGTATTCTCTTCCCCCTCACTTCAACCCTCAGGTTTGAGCTGGGAGCAGCTCTCTTCATCGGCTGGGCTGGATCTGTACTGTGTATCCTAGGCGGACTTATCTTCTGCTTCTCACTGTCCAAAGGCTTCAGTATCAGGCAAGTTGCTTGATGTTTCCAACATGCTGGATGCTGACAATGTGATCCTACATCTGTCATCAGCAACAAGGGTTTAGAGGAAATCTGATTTGGACGCACTCTAAACTGCACTGAGTTGCTAACTCAATcaggcaattaaaaaaaaaatactttaactgCAATGGAGAGATGGTTACAGTCGAAAATATCCAGTAATCTCTCTCAACATCTTGTCTCATAATTGCTGAACCTACAGGGCAGATTGTATGATTGTCATTTTGATTAGTAATGCGGCCGTTGACGGCTGAATGTTTCCTTTGTTGTAACAAACTGTATCCAGTAATTACCTTTTCCAAGTGAGAGTCACCTTGACTAAGGGCACCTATAGGAAAATGTTGAATCAGGCAAAGAAGGATAACTTTCTCTTTTGGTGAATTCCTTGGTCATCATTGTGTTAACAGTCAGTCCTGCTTAGCATATCCTTATATAGTGGATGAACAGAAAGCTAAAAAGGATAGATAGGAGGGAAGGTATGAAGAAATATTTAGCAGGATATGGTGGCTGATCACTTTGTTGTTTATTATCTACAGAGATTTTAGCATGGCAGCCCTACGGAAAAATTGTTCGTCTCCTCAATTCTTTATTCTATTTACAGTACGTCATATGCCAAAGGGTGcttctacagtattttaaattgtatttgagcttcatttcttttttttctatttgcagaGCTGAATACTCCTACACTGGAGCTGCATCATTTGAGACAGCACGCAACAAGCACAGAAAGACAAGCAACAACCTTCACAACGGACCAGGGGAGCCATCGAGGCAGTTTGGAAGAAATGCCTATGTGTGACATTGGACTCTATCTTGTTGTTACATTTATTATAATAGTTTGGGGTCACTAGAAACTATTTCACCAGTAAAAGCAAAGGATTCCATTCACAAACTTCTGTGCCTCATCTCCATGGAAATAATGGTTGGAAAGTGTAAATTGTGTGTCAGTTTACATATTCTCTTGATTTTAAGTGGCCAGATTCATTGTTAAATTCGAGTCCTTTTTGGGACATTTCTGTCAATGACCCTATGTAAAAGATAAGCTTGCTTTTCTTTTAGGGCAGGAAATTTGATTTGGCACGAAACGGCGTTCAAACTCTCCGGTCACCTTCAATAAGCTGGCCTTTCCTGCCTGTCTCACATAGACTGGAGAGATATTAAAGCTCTATTTTATAATTCTTGAGTCGAAGGCCAATTAGACATCAATATTATCGAGtgtatttttttcattaaaactaGAAGATGTCACACAGATAGCCAGTACACTTTTTGTGTTAGCTTACTTCTCAAACTTATGATATATGAATAAGATATGAATTAGTGATTATAaacatgatttcttttttttacacaaaaggTAAAGTCATGTAAAGCAATTCTCTTTTCACAGACTGCTAagaaaattcaaa is a window encoding:
- the LOC116044555 gene encoding claudin-10-like — translated: MTSVCTPKPSHHHTQTQYTASDCVSVNDMHLKVLVLRRRCLADGGVAKFCRTGNADAPVLSQPSHLLSVSLLKKRSLSCPSQDLQATGKMGNMATEIVAFVLTISGWILVSSTLRLDYWKVSSVDGTVITTATFWSNLWKTCVTDSTGVSNCKDFPSMLALDAYIQVCRGLMIAAVCLGFFGAIFALVGMKCTKIGGSETTKARLTVLSGFHFILNGLCCMTACSIYAHRITTDFFDPLFYAQKFELGAALFIGWAGSVLCILGGLIFCFSLSKGFSIRAEYSYTGAASFETARNKHRKTSNNLHNGPGEPSRQFGRNAYV